Proteins from a genomic interval of Debaryomyces hansenii CBS767 chromosome E complete sequence:
- a CDS encoding DEHA2E04686p (weakly similar to uniprot|Q05881 Saccharomyces cerevisiae YLR287C) yields the protein MAKDRLDLKNLIQSFKEALQYWSVCLESSNTSLSEIKAAEVTNPLEELDKLAKLIRAHTTKVGIVFKPETLIKSTDAAFNTLQKLSESLVLIISLVSQLKSKIISDMFYKEILNSVRLLIESNSQFADELTTMELDTSEGSETQAPASHSENGIDGRLVSVGKIWSNCDALSKLVKDGELGVLSKKIKQSIILIEDGLDEFEEWAENPDDFDMDDDPFGFSDDESEEEDAPPTNEIPEKENGNKEGKENLIEFSQLWLSKIKLIKLLLTSVTRSLPSVTSGDIINNINDVQRSLVNKIDTLIVDLMMSKEVDEESVSNSQDITKICYKLIKIVKDVNKSNDNKIKWCVAWDSKFKEGL from the coding sequence ATGGCCAAGGATAGATTAGATctaaagaatttaattcaGTCTTTTAAAGAAGCTTTACAATATTGGCTGGTATGTCTTGAGAGCTCTAATACTTCGCTCTCAGAAATAAAGGCTGCAGAAGTTACAAATCCATTAGAAGAGTTAGACAAATTAGCAAAGCTAATTAGAGCTCATACGACAAAGGTTGGGATTGTGTTCAAACCTGAAACTCTTATAAAGTCAACTGATGCAGCATTTAATACATTGCAGAAATTATCTGAAAGTTtggtattaataatttcactTGTAAGCCAGTTGAAAAGTAAAATAATATCGGACATGTTTTATAAAGAGATCTTGAACAGTGTTAGATTGCTTATAGAATCGAACAGCCAATTTGCAGATGAATTGACGACCATGGAATTAGATACTAGTGAAGGATCTGAAACTCAAGCTCCAGCGTCCCACAGCGAAAATGGAATCGATGGAAGATTAGTTTCGGTAGGGAAGATATGGTCAAATTGTGATGCATTATCCAAGTTGGTTAAGGACGGAGAACTAGGTGTATTGTctaaaaaaataaaacaaagcataattttgatagaaGATGGATTAGATGAGTTCGAAGAATGGGCGGAAAACCCTGACGATTTTGATATGGATGATGATCCATTTGGCTTTAGTGATGATGAAAGTGAAGAGGAAGATGCACCTCCAACAAATGAAATCCCggaaaaagaaaatggaaacaaagaaggaaaggaaaatttaattgagTTTTCACAATTGTGGTTATCTAAAATTAAGCTAATCAAACTATTATTAACATCAGTAACTAGATCATTACCTTCTGTTACGTCTGGcgatataattaataatataaacgATGTTCAGCGTCTGCTTGTTAATAAAATAGATACGCTTATTGTCGATTTGATGATGAGCAAAGAGGTTGATGAAGAGAGTGTACTGAACTCGCAGGATATTACTAAGATATGTTACAAACTAATTAAAATTGTCAAAGAtgttaataaatcaaatgacaataaaattaaGTGGTGTGTTGCTTGGGACTCTAAGTTCAAGGAAGGTTTATAA
- a CDS encoding DEHA2E04664p (similar to uniprot|Q12446 Saccharomyces cerevisiae YOR181W LAS17 Actin assembly factor) has protein sequence MGILTKADKEKIKRVIPKANNKIIDATVARLYIAYPDPTEWKYTELLGAIVLVDDLVGHTFFLKLVDILGHRGVLWDQELYIDFEYYQDRKFFHTFEIEDCLVGLLFEDTNDASHFYKRVTGRQKHGSKQTVNNKNAIALKESNPASSGHNMPGPRGEYMDVNTAQRSRRAKGVLYYDDVPPPEWRSLYSELEAAGITEDMIADNRDFIKSYIAQQGGPLVGLEPPIPRKLHKKHEFVPEPSTRISSSSSLKNKKAPPPPPPPAKSPGPSANSSTDNFNFQTAGESSAPPVSDYASATDASHSPSPSPSPAEEVESKPKFRLPPATAVAPPVPGYSMSQPNQSNQGPGMQPQQQFTQPPPQQSHNAPPALPQGARPVPPPPPSRSNQTSTAGIPPPPPRAGTAPVAPQRTGAPPPPPPPRAARANAPPAPPPRAARTNVTGPQGQQPGAFSPQTATNPPPLPPTHNQAPPSRQTSTYNQRPQQPIPPASTGASHPPPPPRFPQSTGSAPPPPPLPPTATGGAPPPPPLPPTATGGAPPPPPLPPSNMGETAPLPSVDPSRDALLASIRGSGLGSLKKTDKSQLEKPSVLLSEAKGESPSIPSSAAPPGTGQPASLADALASALNKRKDKVAGSDDDDDDDDW, from the coding sequence ATGGGTATCTTAACTAAAGCCGATAAGGAAAAGATTAAAAGGGTCATTCCCAAggctaataataaaatcattgatgCTACTGTGGCAAGATTATATATTGCTTACCCTGATCCAACAGAGTGGAAATATACAGAATTATTAGGTGCTATAGTTTTGGTAGATGATTTGGTGGGACATACGTTTTTTTTGAAGTTGGTTGATATTTTGGGGCATAGGGGTGTTTTATGGGATCAAGAATTGTACATTGACTTTGAATACTATCAGGATAGAAAGTTTTTTCATACGTTTGAAATAGAGGATTGTTTGGTGGGATTATTATTCGAGGACACCAATGACGCATCCCACTTTTATAAGCGTGTTACTGGACGCCAGAAGCACGGATCAAAGCAAACAGTTAATAACAAAAATGCAATTGCGTTAAAGGAGTCTAACCCAGCCTCCCTGGGGCATAATATGCCAGGACCAAGGGGAGAATATATGGATGTTAATACGGCTCAACGGTCCCGGAGAGCAAAAGGGGTCTTATACTACGATGATGTTCCTCCGCCAGAATGGAGATCTTTATACTCGGAGTTGGAGGCTGCAGGTATCACAGAAGATATGATTGCGGATAACAGagattttattaaaagTTACATTGCGCAACAAGGAGGGCCTCTCGTTGGATTAGAGCCTCCAATTCCTCGAAAATTACATAAAAAGCATGAATTTGTACCTGAGCCTTCAACAAGGAtttcgtcttcttcatctttgaagaacaaaaagGCACCACCTCCGCCTCCGCCTCCGGCTAAATCACCAGGTCCATCAGCTAATTCATCAACtgataatttcaacttTCAGACAGCAGGTGAAAGTTCTGCGCCTCCAGTTTCTGATTACGCTTCCGCTACAGATGCTTCGCATAGTCCATCACCATCTCCTTCTCCTGCTGAAGAGGTAGAATCGAAACCGAAATTTAGGTTACCTCCAGCTACTGCGGTTGCACCACCAGTTCCCGGTTACTCCATGTCGCAACCAAATCAATCGAATCAAGGGCCTGGTATGCAACCTCAACAACAGTTCACACAACCACCACCCCAGCAGTCACATAATGCTCCTCCAGCGCTTCCTCAAGGAGCAAGACCTGTGCCGCCACCTCCTCCATCGAGATCTAATCAAACTTCCACAGCAGGTAttcctcctcctcctccAAGAGCAGGCACAGCACCTGTTGCTCCTCAAAGAACAGGTGCTCCACCACCGCCGCCACCACCAAGAGCTGCTAGAGCCAATGCTCCTCCGGCTCCACCTCCAAGGGCTGCAAGAACTAATGTTACTGGCCCACAAGGTCAACAGCCAGGAGCCTTTTCGCCTCAAACTGCGACCAATCCACCTCCACTCCCACCTACACATAATCAGGCACCACCATCTCGCCAAACCTCGACCTATAACCAACGCCCACAGCAACCTATACCTCCTGCTTCCACCGGGGCTTCTCATCCTCCTCCACCTCCCCGTTTTCCACAGTCTACAGGTAGTGCTCCTCCACCGCCTCCTTTGCCACCTACTGCTACTGGTGGTGCTCCTCCACCACCACCTTTACCACCTACTGCTACTGGTGGTGCCCCTCCACCACCACCCTTACCACCGTCAAATATGGGTGAAACCGCACCATTGCCATCAGTCGATCCTTCAAGAGATGCACTTTTGGCATCAATTAGAGGTTCTGGGCTTGGATCACTTAAAAAAACTGATAAGTCTCAGCTTGAAAAGCCTAGTGTGTTATTACTGGAAGCGAAAGGTGAATCACCAAGTATTCCAAGCTCCGCTGCACCTCCCGGAACTGGTCAACCGGCTAGTTTAGCAGATGCATTAGCTTCAGCACTTAATAAAAGGAAAGACAAAGTTGCAGGAagtgatgacgatgatgatgatgatgactgGTGA
- a CDS encoding DEHA2E04730p (weakly similar to uniprot|P25297 Saccharomyces cerevisiae YML123C PHO84 High-affinity inorganic phosphate (Pi) transporter and low-affinity manganese transporter): MMPSSIVVNSENNEDQSSKTGKIVEEEWNVSDTALSSESTLYENSGFSERYLEKSKLLSRAIDEIGFGKYQVGLFFVAGFGWLSDNAWPIVTSLILPRLTEVDGVHSPAGKGPYLTLAQNLGLLAGALVWSLSSDIIGRRWAFNLTFLCTAIWATVAGSSPNFAAIGVFSALWSFGVGGNLPVDSAIFIENLPSRQKYLLTMMSGFWALGQILANLISWGLIGNYSCSDTDTVCHKADNKGWRYFLFTMGGITFLMFFSRFAFRVLESPMFYMARGDDEKAIENLYKIAKINGKSVSLTLEQLEEVDKKYGDQEIVPSKHAHLSKFKLTHIRDCFSSRKLAISTSLVIFAWGVIGLAFPLYNAFLPSYLERNGDANEPLPVHLVYRNSLIVAVIGIPGAIVAGICVELKIGRKGTLFISLILTGVFLYCSTTATTSNANLGWNCGFSFFSNIVYGVLYAYTPEIFPTRIRGTGVGLAASFNRVMGVFAPIIAIYADITTSAPIYVSGALFMFAGLLTLLFPYEPRGKSSY; encoded by the coding sequence ATGATGCCTTCATCAATTGTAGTGAATAGCGAAAACAATGAGGATCAGTCATCGAAAACTGGTAAAATagtagaagaagaatggaATGTATCTGATACAGCTCTTTCGTCTGAATCGACTTTATATGAGAATTCTGGATTTAGTGAAAGGTATTTGGAAAAGTCCAAATTGCTATCAAGagcaattgatgaaatagGGTTTGGAAAATACCAGGTCGGGCTTTTCTTTGTGGCAGGATTCGGATGGCTCTCTGACAATGCTTGGCCTATAGTGACAAGTCTAATTTTACCAAGGTTGACGGAGGTCGATGGTGTACATTCTCCAGCAGGAAAAGGGCCATATTTGACTTTAGCTCAGAACTTGGGATTGTTAGCAGGGGCTTTGGTCTGGTCTTTGTCATCAGATATaattggaagaagatgGGCATTTAATTTGACGTTCTTATGTACCGCAATATGGGCTACTGTTGCAGGATCATCTCCCAACTTTGCTGCTATAGGGGTCTTTTCTGCATTGTGGAGTTTTGGAGTCGGAGGAAATCTTCCAGTGGATTCTGCAatcttcattgaaaatttacCGTCTCGCCAGAAGTATCTTTTAACAATGATGAGTGGGTTTTGGGCTTTAGGACAAATCCttgcaaatttaatttcgtGGGGGTTAATAGGGAATTATTCGTGTAGTGATACAGATACAGTTTGCCATAAGGCTGATAACAAGGGATGGAGGTACTTCTTATTCACTATGGGGGGTATTACATTTCTAATGTTTTTTTCTAGATTTGCATTCAGAGTGCTAGAATCACCAATGTTCTACATGGCAAGAGGAGACGACGAGAAAGCGATAGAGAATTTGTATAAAATTGCTAAAATTAATGGGAAGTCTGTTAGTTTAACGCTAGAACAGTTGGAAGAGGTCGATAAAAAATACGGCGACCAGGAGATTGTCCCTTCTAAACATGCTCATTTATCGAAATTCAAATTGACTCATATAAGAGACTGTTTTTCATCTCGTAAATTAGCCATCTCAACATCTCTTGTTATATTTGCGTGGGGAGTAATAGGTCTTGCATTTCCTTTGTATAATGCGTTTTTACCTTCCTATTTAGAAAGAAATGGTGATGCAAATGAACCTCTCCCAGTACACCTAGTGTACAGAAACTCATTGATAGTTGCAGTTATAGGTATACCAGGTGCTATTGTTGCTGGTATTTGTGTCGAACTAAAAATCGGTAGAAAAGGAActctttttatttcattgattttgacGGGTGTTTTCCTCTATTGCTCCACAACTGCCACTACGAGTAATGCAAACTTAGGCTGGAATTGCGGATTCAgttttttttcaaatatagtGTATGGAGTTCTCTATGCCTACACCCCAGAAATATTTCCAACAAGAATTAGAGGCACAGGCGTTGGTCTTGCTGCTTCCTTCAATCGTGTTATGGGTGTATTTGCCCCAATAATTGCAATTTATGCAGATATCACTACATCTGCACCAATTTATGTCAGTGGAGCTTTATTTATGTTTGCTGGACTTCTTACATTACTTTTCCCTTATGAGCCTAGAGGTAAATCTAGTTATTAA
- a CDS encoding DEHA2E04708p (similar to uniprot|P40363 Saccharomyces cerevisiae YJL068C) — protein sequence MTFNTEQEIFQFQGRLLKLSHSSSTTNTKMDVNVFLPPQALETSSSKTPVLVYLSGLTCTPNNASEKSFLQYFGTKYGFAVVFPDTSPRGAGIAGEDESYDFGTGAGFYLDATEEPWSKNYNMYSYVHKELLTELAKQFSQLDFENKISILGHSMGGYGALTGFFKNPGKYRSVSAFAPISNPSNCPWGEKAFGNYLGKNKQAWYEYDPTHLIKNYSNGNQPDILIHQGSKDGFYHKDHQLQPENFVKAAKEAGYKGNIDLRIVDGYDHSYFFISSFVEDHAKHHAKFLGLLD from the coding sequence ATGACATTTAATACGgaacaagaaatttttcaatttcaggGTAGATTGTTAAAATTATCCCATTCATCCCTGACTACCAATACAAAGATGGATGTAAATGTATTCCTTCCCCCTCAGGCATTGGAAACATCGTCTTCAAAAACTCCAGTCTTAGTTTATTTGTCGGGATTAACTTGTACACCTAACAATGCGTCGGAGAAGTCCTTTTTGCAATACTTTGGTACTAAATATGGGTTTGCTGTTGTTTTTCCAGACACCTCACCAAGAGGTGCTGGTATTGCAGGAGAGGACGAGTCATATGACTTTGGTACTGGTGCCGGATTTTATCTTGATGCTACGGAGGAGCCATggctgaaaaattataacaTGTATTCTTATGTTCATAAGGAATTATTGACCGAATTGGCTAAACAGTTTTCTCAattagattttgaaaacaaaatttcGATCCTTGGCCATTCCATGGGAGGATATGGTGCTTTGACAGGTTTCTTTAAGAATCCAGGTAAGTACAGATCTGTCTCTGCGTTTGcaccaatttcaaatcctCTGAATTGTCCTTGGGGAGAAAAGGCTTTTGGTAACTACTTAGGAAAAAATAAGCAAGCCTGGTATGAATACGATCCAACACatttaatcaaaaattattcgaaCGGTAACCAGCCtgatatattaatacaCCAAGGATCAAAGGATGGATTTTACCACAAAGATCATCAATTACAACCTGAAAACTTTGTAAAGGCTGCCAAAGAAGCGGGATACAAGGGTAATATTGATTTGAGAATTGTAGATGGTTATGATCATCTGTACTTTTTCATTAGTAGTTTTGTTGAAGACCATGCTAAACATCACGCTAAATTTTTGGGTTTATTAGACTAG
- a CDS encoding DEHA2E04796p (no similarity) — MPPHCLRRIRPSDHILSNELQGSRSCHNFSGNNVEEYSLVCKKTKIRSNSIVHII; from the coding sequence ATGCCGCCGCATTGTTTGCGTCGCATACGGCCATCGGACCACATTCTTAGTAATGAATTGCAAGGTTCGCGTTCTTGTCATAATTTTCTGGGGAACAATGTGGAAGAATACAGTTTAGTCTGCAAGAAAACCAAAATACGATCAAACTCAATTGTACATATTATCTAA
- a CDS encoding mitochondrial 54S ribosomal protein YmL8 (weakly similar to uniprot|P22353 Saccharomyces cerevisiae YJL063C MRPL8 Mitochondrial ribosomal protein of the large subunit) encodes MPSLQKFHANVARHVKSMDKNLCANLIRHEYIVTGRTKAKRSQRKIERFLSRAVSENKQMSEKDEEFKLKNNKAFAFLQPPDKQEVGSKVINDLVNRYPKRTHGFTRIIKLEPRLGEDKAPMSVLELVDSEYEIKFWFTAKIVARLELQGLELDDLTKHTVTKLTQFRVNGEDKFREAVETAKVEFFKYDPESGEVTDADMKENLKNLPRNLEYNGGSMSGKLLMSKKFKTIPRPEAKKVELPKSPFLSS; translated from the coding sequence ATGCCATCGTTACAGAAATTCCATGCTAACGTTGCACGTCACGTTAAGCTGATGGACAAAAATTTGTGTGCCAATTTAATCCGTCATGAATATATTGTCACTGGTAGAACAAAGGCCAAGAGATCACAAAGGAAGATCGAACGTTTCTTGAGTAGAGCCGTTAGTGAAAACAAGCAGATGTCggaaaaagatgaagaattcaaaCTTAAGAACAATAAAGCATTTGCTTTCTTACAACCTCCAGATAAACAAGAAGTCGGGTCGAAAGTGATCAATGACTTAGTGAATAGATACCCAAAGAGAACACACGGGTTCACCCGTATTATAAAGTTGGAACCAAGATTAGGAGAAGATAAAGCTCCGATGTCCGTTTTAGAATTGGTGGATTCGGAATAcgaaataaaattttggttCACAGCTAAGATTGTTGCCAGATTGGAATTACAAGGATTGGAATTGGATGATTTGACTAAACATACCGTTACTAAATTAACACAGTTCCGTGTCAATGGTGAAGATAAGTTCCGTGAAGCAGTTGAAACTGCCAaagttgaatttttcaaatatgatCCCGAATCTGGTGAAGTCACCGACGCTGAcatgaaagaaaatttaaaaaacTTACCAAGAAACTTAGAATATAATGGTGGTTCTATGTCTggtaaattattaatgtCCAAGAAATTTAAAACCATTCCTAGACCAGAAGCCAAAAAGGTTGAGCTTCCAAAATCACCATTCTTGTCATCctaa
- a CDS encoding DEHA2E04774p (similar to uniprot|Q08108 Saccharomyces cerevisiae YOL011W PLB3 Phospholipase B (lysophospholipase) involved in phospholipid metabolism), producing MKYLLLLAFLSVISIACSWSPTGGYAPGQVDCPDKSLVRAASDISDEEKEWIEGRNKITNENLIKFLENCDMKDFDAEKFVKNTSKPITIGLSFSGGGYRAMLNGAGQLSALDNRTDGASDAALGGLLQASTYLTGLSGGSWLVGTIALNNFTSVQKILKDGDIWDLEHSIVNYGGWNVLSTYNYYKSISDDLNAKEDAGFEVSLTDTWARALSHQFFAELDDFGASLTWSGIRDMDPFKKYEMPFPIVVADGRTPGTQIISSNSSVFEFNAFEMGSWDPSLYQFSDVKYIGTDVDDGESTNGTCIGGFDNAGYVLGTSSSLFNQFVLQINTTSLSETVQNIISHFLDKVSDAEDDVAIYKPNPFYKTDEAAVKSIVKNDTLYLVDGGEDLQNVPLHPLIQPQRNVDVIFAYDNSADTNESWPNGASLVATYERQFLEQGNGTIFPHVPDVNTFLNLNLTARPTFFGCDAKNLTSLLSDTSDKDSVFDSPLVVYTANRPFSYWSNTSTYKLDYEDNEKKGIIQNGYEAASRLNRTLDDEWAACVGCAIIRREQERNGIEQSDQCKSCFNKYCWNGDLDSTDQPGVNFTTTGLTDGENRISSGVSLIFGNSHQIMMSIGYALLASVVFSIAV from the coding sequence atgaaatatttactTTTATTGGCATTTCTAAGTGTTATTTCTATAGCATGTTCGTGGTCTCCTACAGGAGGATACGCCCCTGGGCAGGTTGATTGTCCAGACAAAAGTTTAGTAAGAGCTGCTTCGGATATATCCgacgaagaaaaagaatggATTGAAGGCCGTAACAAGATTACCAATgagaatttgattaagTTCTTGGAAAACTGTGACATGAAGGATTTTGATGCAGAAAAGTTCGTCAAAAATACCAGTAAACCAATTACGATTGgtctttcattttctggTGGAGGATACAGAGCTATGTTGAACGGCGCAGGGCAATTATCGGCGTTAGACAACAGAACAGATGGTGCCAGTGACGCAGCCTTGGGAGGATTGTTACAGGCATCTACATACTTGACTGGGTTATCTGGTGGAAGTTGGTTAGTTGGTACTATTGCCTTGAACAACTTCACTTCAGttcaaaagattttgaaagatggAGATATCTGGGATTTGGAGCATTCTATCGTTAACTATGGTGGTTGGAACGTTTTGAGTACTTATAACTATTATAAAAGTATCTCAGATGATTTAAATGCAAAAGAAGACGCTGGATTCGAAGTTTCCTTGACAGATACTTGGGCAAGAGCCTTGTCACACCAATTCTTTGCTGAGTTAGATGATTTTGGCGCTAGCTTGACATGGTCGGGCATTCGTGATATGGATCCTTTCAAGAAATACGAGATGCCATTCCCTATTGTTGTCGCAGATGGTAGAACCCCGGGGACCCAAATCATTAGTTCCAACTCATCTGTGTTTGAATTCAATGCCTTTGAAATGGGATCTTGGGATCCATCCTTGTATCAATTCAGTGACGTCAAATATATCGGTACTGATGTTGATGATGGTGAGTCTACTAATGGTACTTGTATTGGAGGATTTGATAATGCCGGGTACGTTTTAGGtacatcttcttcattattcaatcaatttgtATTACAAATTAATACCACATCTCTTTCCGAGACTGTCCAGAATATAATCTCACATTTCTTAGATAAGGTTTCCGATGCTGAAGATGACGTTGCCATTTACAAGCCAAATCCGTTCTACAAAACAGATGAAGCTGCAGTCAAATCAATTGTTAAGAATGATACCCTTTACTTAGTTGATGGTGGTGAAGATTTGCAGAATGTTCCGTTGCACCCATTAATACAACCTCAGCGTAATGTTGATGTTATTTTTGCTTATGATAACTCTGCGGATACAAACGAGTCTTGGCCAAATGGTGCGTCATTAGTTGCCACATATGAGAGGCAATTTTTAGAACAAGGTAATGGTACTATTTTCCCACATGTTCCAGATGTCAATACATTCCTTAATTTGAACCTAACAGCCAGGCCAACATTTTTTGGATGCGATGCAAAAAACTTGACTTCGCTACTCTCGGATACTTCTGACAAAGATTCTGTTTTCGATTCTCCTTTAGTTGTTTATACTGCCAATAGACCATTCAGTTACTGGTCTAATACATCTACATATAAATTAGATTACGAAGACAACGAAAAGAAAGGAATTATACAGAACGGTTATGAAGCTGCTTCACGATTGAATAGAACTTTGGATGATGAATGGGCTGCGTGTGTTGGATGTGCAATCATCAGAAGagaacaagaaagaaatgGTATCGAACAATCTGACCAATGTAAGAGTtgcttcaataaatattgcTGGAATGGTGATCTCGATTCAACTGATCAACCAGGGGTCAATTTCACTACTACTGGTTTAACAGATGGTGAAAACCGAATTTCTAGTGGTGTATCCTTAATATTCGGAAACAGTCACCAAATTATGATGTCCATCGGTTATGCTCTATTAGCCTCCGTTGTATTTTCTATTGCTGTCTAA
- a CDS encoding DEHA2E04642p (similar to uniprot|Q3E764 Saccharomyces cerevisiae YLR262C-A RBF7): MSGRQGGKQKPLKNPKKKQSDEDEEDVAYKAKLKADAQAKKDMANKAKKGGPLVGGGIKKSGKK, from the coding sequence atgtCAGGTCGTCAAGGAGGTAAACAAAAGCCATTAAAGAAtccaaagaagaagcaactggacgaagatgaagaagacgTTGCTTACAAGGCGAAGCTTAAGGCTGACGCTCAAGCTAAGAAGGATATGGCCAACAAGGCCAAGAAAGGTGGCCCATTAGTCGGTGGTGGTATCAAGAAGAGTGGTAAGAAATAA
- a CDS encoding DEHA2E04576p (similar to uniprot|P38342 Saccharomyces cerevisiae YBR265W TSC10 catalyzes the second step in the synthesis of phytosphingosine), with amino-acid sequence MLFSNNKIHAEGKLALIVGASQGLGADLALKLYQQNCSVILVARTETKLVAQIERIQSSSPENNATLSYKCCDASNYEDCVKLWNDLIVDQKQDPDFIFCCAGSSIPKLFSDLTAKDFAIGINTNYTTSLNITHTGFKQVLGQFSDLSCDQYKKRHVIFVSSVVSFYPFIGYSQYAPLKSAIQSLSIILRQEMGPFNYRVSCVFPGNFQSEGYEEEQKTKPSITKSIEGSSKPISGEDCADIILNQLNRGYDTVTTDFIGWLLGCSVLGVLPRSWGFFQVIVSFIFSIIAPIANYVVYRDVLKFFKTRSTREVEEYEIVSTDDNKKTL; translated from the coding sequence ATGttgttttcaaataataagataCATGCGGAAGGTAAGCTTGCATTGATTGTTGGTGCTTCACAAGGACTTGGAGCTGATTTAGCATTGAAGCTTTACCAGCAAAATTGTTCGGTTATACTTGTTGCAAGAACAGAAACCAAATTGGTAGCTCAAATAGAAAGAATTCAAAGTTCTAGCCCTGAAAATAATGCCACGTTAAGTTATAAATGTTGTGACGCCTCAAATTATGAAGATTGTGTGAAATTATGGAATGATTTGATTGTGGATCAGAAACAAGATCCAGACTTCATATTTTGTTGTGCTGGATCATCCATTCCTAAATTGTTCAGCGATTTGACAGCTAAGgattttgcaattggtATTAATACAAACTATACTACTTCTTTGAATATAACACATACTGGGTTCAAACAAGTGCTTGGTCAGTTTTCAGATCTTTCATGCGACCAATACAAAAAACGTCATgttatttttgtttcttctgttGTAAGCTTTTATCCATTTATTGGATACAGTCAATATGCACCATTGAAAAGTGCTATACAATCACTTTCCATTATATTACGCCAAGAGATGGGGCCTTTTAATTATCGAGTTTCGTGTGTGTTCCCTGgtaattttcaaagtgAAGGGTATGAGGAGGAACAAAAGACCAAACCTTCAATTACCAAATCGATCGAAGGTTCAAGTAAGCCAATATCAGGGGAAGATTGTGCTGATATAATACTTAACCAATTGAACAGAGGATACGACACAGTTACCACGGATTTCATTGGATGGTTATTAGGGTGCTCTGTTCTAGGTGTCTTACCTAGATCGTGGGGCTTCTTTCAAGTAATTGTCTCGTTTATATTCCTGATTATTGCTCCAATTGCAAACTACGTAGTTTATAGAGATGTACTCAAGTTTTTCAAAACTAGGAGTACGCGTGAAGtggaagaatatgaaatcGTCTCTACAGATGATAACAAGAAAACCCTCTGA
- a CDS encoding DEHA2E04752p (similar to uniprot|Q9HDU7 Schizosaccharomyces pombe SPBPB2B2): protein MTVSSTALIEDDFDLLVPIHHPSQPLDVRHLIQTKASPYSEPDHLLDLTRLSDEYRILALALQSFHPIDNYTYAYSTYSEAFNLEIIIDLVRKYSLQLNFTFPPTTVYIIVFRSALYEDVRNSSEKRQFLANIDKASHAEANESGGLLKYWFGIPDDTSGRNLATCWWRNRGDAKLGGGGKAHRKGMNEVKSWFKHWQVEEYTLQIFEQASGFSFDRI, encoded by the coding sequence ATGACTGTCTCTAGTACCGCATTAATCGAAGACGACTTTGACTTGTTGGTTCCAATTCACCACCCCTCACAGCCATTAGACGTAAGGCATTTAATACAAACCAAAGCTTCACCGTATCTGGAGCCGGATCACTTGCTAGATCTCACCAGGTTAAGCGATGAATATCGCATTCTCGCTTTGGCATTACAATCATTCCATCCAATTGATAACTACACCTATGCTTATTCTACTTATCTGGAAGCATTTAATCTAGAAATTATCATCGACCTTGTGAGGAAATATTCGTTGCAATTGAACTTTACATTTCCTCCAACCACTGTGTATATCATTGTCTTCAGATCTGCTTTATATGAAGATGTCCGAAACTCTTCCGAAAAGCGCCAATTTCTTGCAAATATCGACAAGGCATCTCATGCCGAAGCAAATGAATCAGGAGGTTTACTAAAATATTGGTTTGGTATTCCAGATGACACCCTGGGGAGAAACTTAGCTACATGTTGGTGGAGAAATCGAGGAGATGCAAAATTGGGTGGTGGAGGTAAAGCTCATCGCAAAGGTATGAATGAAGTCAAAAGTTGGTTCAAGCATTGGCAGGTAGAAGAATATACCTTACAAATATTCGAACAGGCTAGCGGCTTTTCATTTGATAGAATCTAA